From Tripterygium wilfordii isolate XIE 37 chromosome 13, ASM1340144v1, whole genome shotgun sequence, the proteins below share one genomic window:
- the LOC120012616 gene encoding casein kinase II subunit alpha-like: MVRRLDWTGLEENSNYPVSHLLGLTKLKYVRLSFVEQDGVVLSCLLCSNSQSTTTRTSIARSFSLSFSFLRKSLLFCPSPPTSQSFHPVNFRRRPLPRHRKQSLKRSLSPPPPPPDTLAQKIGKSIRRPGAPSKARVYPDVNVIRPKEYWDYESLAVQWGEQDDYEVVRKVGRGKYSEVFEGIHATNNEKCVIKILKPVKKKKIKREIKILQNLCGGPNIVKLHDIVRDQQSKTPSLIFEYVNNTDFKVLYPTLSDYDIRYYIFELLKALDYCHSQGIMHRDVKPHNVMIDHEQRKLRLIDWGLAEFYHPGKEYNVRVASRYFKGPELLVDLQDYDYSLDLWSLGCMFAGMIFRKEPFFYGHDNHDQLVKIAKVLGTDELNAYLNKYRIELDPHLAALVGRHSRKPWSRFINVENQHLAVPEAIDFVDKLLRYDHQERPTAKEAMASPYFYPIRNAESSRTRS, encoded by the exons GAGAATAGCAATTACCCTGTTTCACACCTACTGGGTTTGACAAAACTAAAATATGTAAGGTTATCGTTTGTGGAACAAGACGGTGTCGTGTTAAGTT GTCTTCTCTGCAGCAATTCACAATCTACCACTACCAGGACCTCCATCGCCAGAagcttctctctctccttttcattCCTTCGAAAGTCCCTCCTCTTCTGTCCCTCTCCTCCTACTTCTCAATCTTTCCATCCAGTCAATTTCCGCCGTCGGCCACTTCCTCGCCACCGAAAACAATCCTTGAAGAGGTCCctgtctcctcctcctccgccgCCTGACACCCTGGCGCAGAAGATCGGGAAATCGATTCGGCGCCCTGGCGCCCCCTCCAAGGCTAGGGTTTATCCCGATGTCAACGTTATCCGACCCAAGGAGTACTGGGACTACGAGTCCCTCGCCGTTCAGTGGGG AGAACAGGATGATTACGAGGTGGTGAGGAAGGTTGGAAGGGGCAAATACAGCGAGGTGTTTGAGGGCATTCACGCCACCAATAACGAGAAATGTGTTATTAAGATTCTTAAGccagtgaagaagaagaag ATTAAGAGAGAGATTAAGATACTGCAGAATCTATGTGGAGGGCCAAATATTGTGAAGTTGCATGATATTGTCAGAGATCAGCAATCAAAGACTCCAAGTCTTATATTTGAATATGTCAATAACACAGACTTCAAAGTACTGTACCCAACACTTTCGGACTATGATATTCGGTACTACATCTTTGAGCTCCTGAAG GCATTGGATTATTGCCACTCACAAGGTATTATGCATCGAGATGTAAAGCCCCACAATGTTATGATTGATCATGAACAGCGGAAACTTCGTCTTATAGATTGGGGCCTTGCAGAGTTTTATCATCCCGGTAAAGAATACAATGTTCGTGTTGCTTCAAG ATATTTTAAGGGTCCGGAGCTTCTTGTTGATTTGCAAGACTATGACTACTCTTTAGATTTGTGGAGCCTCGGTTGTATGTTTGCTGGAATG ATATTCCGCAAAGAGCCATTCTTTTATGGTCATGATAACCATGATCAGCTGGTCAAAATAGCCAAG GTACTTGGGACAGATGAATTGAATGCTTATTTGAACAAGTACCGTATAGAGTTGGACCCACATCTTGCAGCCCTTGTTGGGAG GCATAGCCGGAAACCATGGTCAAGATTCATTAATGTTGAGAATCAACATTTGGCTGTCCCTGAG GCAATTGATTTTGTGGACAAGTTGCTGCGGTATGATCACCAAGAAAGGCCAACTGCAAAAGAAGCAATG GCCTCCCCTTACTTCTATCCAATTAGAAATGCAGAGAGCAGCAGAACGCGATCCTAG
- the LOC120013512 gene encoding probable N-acetyltransferase HLS1, producing the protein MGEEGVAVVVVREFDPNKDRLGVEYVERRCEVGPSGKLSIFTDLLGDPICRVRNSPAFLMLVALIGDEIVGMVRGCIKTVTCGKKHIRSSSDQPKTLPIYTKVAYILGLRVSPSHRRKGIAIKLVRGVEEWFRENGVEYSYIATENDNQASVKLFIDKFGYSKFRSPSILVNPVFAHRLRIPDEVTIVQLSPSDSEKLYRRRFSTIEFFPRDIDSVLTNKLNLGTFLAVPRGTYDSESWPGSDRFLSDSPESWAAVSVWNCKDMWTLEVRGASRVKRTFAKTTRLLDRALPFLRLPSVPEVFRPFGLHFLYGLGGEGPRAAKMVKALCSYAHNLAKERGCGVVATEVASRDPLRLGVPHWKMLSCAEDLWCIKRLGEDYSDGSVGDWTKSSPAMSIFVDPREF; encoded by the exons ATGGGTGAGGAAGGtgtggcggtggtggtggttagAGAATTTGATCCAAACAAAGATCGATTAGGCGTTGAATATGTGGAGAGAAGGTGCGAGGTCGGTCCCAGCGGCAAACTCTCTATCTTCACCGACCTATTAGGTGACCCAATCTGCAGGGTCCGCAACTCTCCTGCTTTTCTCATGTTG GTGGCGCTGATAGGAGATGAGATAGTGGGCATGGTGAGAGGTTGCATCAAAACCGTTACATGCGGCAAGAAGCACATCAGGAGTAGTAGTGATCAGCCCAAAACCCTCCCTATTTACACAAAAGTCGCTTACATCTTGGGCCTCCGCGTCTCTCCTTCTCACAG GAGGAAGGGAATAGCGATAAAGTTGGTGCGTGGAGTCGAGGAGTGGTTTAGAGAAAATGGGGTTGAATATTCCTACATCGCAACGGAAAACGACAACCAAGCTTCCGTTAAGCTTTTCATCGACAAATTCGGTTACTCCAAGTTCCGTTCGCCCTCCATTCTCGTCAACCCGGTATTCGCCCACCGACTCAGGATCCCTGACGAAGTCACCATCGTCCAACTAAGCCCTTCCGACTCGGAGAAGCTCTACCGCCGTCGATTCTCCACTATCGAGTTTTTCCCTCGCGACATTGACTCGGTCCTCACCAACAAACTCAACCTCGGCACTTTCTTGGCTGTGCCACGTGGCACATATGATTCAGAGTCTTGGCCCGGGTCGGATCGGTTTTTGTCCGACTCGCCTGAGTCTTGGGCTGCGGTCAGTGTGTGGAACTGTAAGGACATGTGGACACTGGAGGTTCGTGGCGCGTCGCGTGTGAAGCGCACATTTGCTAAAACGACAAGGCTGTTGGACCGCGCTCTGCCGTTTCTGAGACTGCCGTCAGTGCCGGAGGTGTTCAGGCCGTTTGGGCTGCATTTTTTGTACGGGTTAGGGGGTGAAGGCCCACGCGCAGCGAAAATGGTAAAAGCGCTTTGTAGCTACGCGCATAACTTGGCTAAAGAGCGCGGTTGCGGGGTAGTGGCTACGGAGGTTGCGAGCCGAGATCCGCTTAGGTTAGGTGTTCCGCACTGGAAGATGCTGTCGTGCGCGGAGGACTTGTGGTGCATTAAGAGGCTGGGAGAGGACTATAGTGACGGGTCTGTCGGTGACTGGACAAAATCATCTCCTGCCATGTCCATTTTTGTCGACCCCAGAGAGTTTTAG